The Malus domestica chromosome 13, GDT2T_hap1 genome includes a window with the following:
- the LOC103446059 gene encoding putative pentatricopeptide repeat-containing protein At3g16890, mitochondrial, translated as MVRDMRWLSSLASRAHAAVALRILPLPDQAPYSLSQIQTENASFENKPRIRKASAPRNIRFGASRPPKPKGNSSCTPNPNPNLVSISNIPISAGNAHHNHKPIDHSYIVQILSRKDWFLLLAHELKAQRIVLNPQFVASVLQNQENPSLSLKFYLWVSSNDPLLSKNQSVRGILANTLYRRGPVVLSVELLNDIKNSGLMVPEDLLCILIGSWGRLGLSKYCAEVSGQISFLGLRLSTRLYNAVINALVKSNSLDLAYLKFQQMPADNCGPDRFTYNILIYGVCKIGIVDEALRLVKQMEGLGYFPNVWTYTILIDGFCNTKRVGEAFWVLEIMRETNVTPNEATIRSLVHGVFRSTAPSEAFELLLSFVERESVLFKVACDTVLYCLSNRCMAKEIVSFLKKSDAKGYLPESSTFNIIMVCLIKELAPFRNQNEVHDIFQSFIRRGVKPGFSTYLALIEAMYKAGKAGHGNQIFDQMIKEGLVSDVFSYNMVIDCLCKAQMLDRASKVFEDMQCKGIPPNLVTFNTLLTGYSKAGEVGKAHELLAMLLEQGIKPDKFTFSSLIDGLCRANRIDDAFDCFAEMVRWRVTPNSITYNILIRSLCFVGDISRAVRAMKKMQANGIKPDAYSFNALIQGLCRMNKVEKAEELFLAMLTLGLNPDDYTCSAFIKALCDSGKLDAAKEILLSMEASGCFPDSSICNKILDSLVQSGHVEEACNIVKSFNRRK; from the coding sequence ATGGTGAGGGACATGAGATGGCTTTCTTCTTTAGCTTCTAGGGCACATGCTGCTGTTGCACTCCGAATCCTCCCCCTCCCCGACCAAGCCCCCTACAGTCTCAGTCAAATTCAGACAGAAAATGCTTCATTTGAAAACAAACCCAGAATTAGAAAAGCTTCTGCTCCTCGCAACATTCGATTTGGCGCTTCCCGTCCTCCCAAACCTAAAGGTAATTCTTCTTGTACGCCCAATCCTAATCCTAATTTGGTTTCCATTTCAAACATTCCCATTTCAGCTGGTAATGCCCATCACAACCATAAACCAATTGATCACTCATACATTGTCCAAATTCTTTCACGGAAGGACTGGTTTTTATTGCTCGCCCACGAGTTGAAGGCCCAGAGGATCGTTTTGAATCCTCAGTTTGTTGCTAGTGTCTTGCAAAACCAAGAAAACCCATCACTCTCTTTGAAGTTTTACTTATGGGTTTCGAGTAACGACCCCTTGTTGTCAAAGAATCAATCCGTTCGCGGTATCTTAGCCAACACCCTTTACCGGAGAGGCCCCGTTGTGTTGTCTGTTGAATTGCTAAATGATATTAAGAATTCTGGTTTAATGGTCCCTGAAGACTTGCTTTGCATATTGATCGGCAGTTGGGGGAGGTTGGGTTTGTCAAAATATTGTGCTGAGGTTTCTGGGCAAATTTCATTTTTGGGTCTCCGTCTTAGCACAAGGTTGTATAATGCCGTGATCAATGCGTTGGTCAAGTCCAATTCACTTGACTTGGCTTATTTGAAATTCCAACAGATGCCAGCAGATAACTGTGGTCCCGATAGATTCACTTACAATATCCTCATTTATGGAGTCTGCAAGATTGGTATTGTGGATGAGGCACTTCGCTTAGTTAAACAAATGGAGGGCTTGGGATATTTTCCCAATGTTTGGACGTATACAATCCTCATTGATGGGTTTTGTAATACAAAGAGGGTTGGCGAAGCCTTCTGGGTTTTGGAGATAATGAGGGAGACGAATGTGACTCCTAATGAAGCTACTATCAGATCATTAGTTCATGGTGTGTTTCGTTCCACGGCCCccagtgaagcttttgagttgtTATTGAGTTTTGTTGAAAGGGAGTCTGTATTGTTCAAGGTCGCCTGTGATACCGTACTGTATTGCCTTTCGAATCGTTGTATGGCAAAAGAGATTGTTTCGTTTTTGAAGAAGAGTGATGCAAAAGGTTATTTGCCTGAGAGTTCAACATTCAACATCATAATGGTTTGTTTGATAAAGGAATTAGCTCCTTTTCGGAATCAGAACGAGGTTCATGATATATTTCAAAGTTTTATACGGCGTGGTGTGAAACCGGGATTTAGCACTTATCTTGCATTGATTGAAGCCATGTACAAGGCAGGAAAAGCTGGTCACGGGAATCAAATCTTTGATCAAATGATCAAAGAGGGACTTGTATCAGATGTCTTCTCATATAACATGGTAATTGATTGCTTATGCAAAGCCCAAATGTTGGACAGGGCATCAAAGGTTTTTGAAGATATGCAGTGCAAAGGTATCCCTCCTAACCTTGTTACTTTCAATACACTTCTTACCGGATATAGCAAGGCTGGAGAAGTAGGTAAGGCACATGAACTATTGGCAATGCTCTTGGAACAGGGGATTAAACCCGATAAGTTCACTTTTAGTTCACTAATTGATGGCCTTTGTCGGGCGAACCGGATAGATGATGCTTTTGACTGTTTTGCTGAGATGGTTAGGTGGAGGGTCACTCCAAATTCCATCACATACAACATACTGATACGCTCTCTGTGTTTCGTTGGAGACATTTCTAGAGCGGTGAGAGCAATGAAGAAAATGCAGGCGAATGGAATAAAACCAGATGCTTACTCGTTTAATGCTCTTATTCAAGGTCTTTGTAGGATGAACAAGGTTGAGAAAGCTGAGGAACTTTTTCTTGCCATGTTGACATTAGGTTTGAATCCTGACGATTACACATGCAGTGCTTTTATCAAGGCATTGTGCGATTCAGGAAAACTTGATGCAGCAAAGGAGATATTGCTCTCTATGGAAGCATCTGGTTGTTTTCCGGATTCTTCTATTTGTAACAAGATTTTAGATTCGCTGGTCCAGAGTGGCCATGTTGAAGAGGCCTGTAATATAGTAAAGAGTTTTAACAGGAGGAAATAA